Proteins from a single region of Trichoderma asperellum chromosome 3, complete sequence:
- a CDS encoding uncharacterized protein (EggNog:ENOG41) yields the protein MDSENCYHNYAYTLQKYMLLQEQHEQLCSSLDQIRPRTASTGTLSTISSPSTSPVRSSIYAPASGRRHSRSGQRRSSRAHGRFNGWEDQLDTIVDEDTIFQISAEEQRLFDVNESIKRALTELLNCDAVRSDVTTRMWAQARLMETEKELRSGRRRRSSPIRD from the coding sequence ATGGACTCCGAAAACTGCTATCACAACTACGCTTACACTCTGCAGAAGTATATGCTTTTGCAAGAGCAACACGAGCAactctgcagcagcctcgATCAGATCCGCCCGCGCACTGCATCGACCGGCACACTTTCTACCATCTCTTCTCCCAGCACATCACCCGTCCGCTCTTCCATCTATGCACCTGCCTCCGGACGACGACACTCCCGCTCTGGCCAACGCCGCTCTTCAAGGGCGCACGGACGATTCAATGGCTGGGAAGATCAGCTTGACACCATCGTCGACGAAGACACCATCTTCCAGATCTCTGCCGAGGAACAGCGTCTTTTTGACGTCAACGAGAGCATCAAGCGGGCCTTGACTGAGCTGCTCAACTGCGACGCTGTCCGAAGTGACGTGACGACACGCATGTGGGCTCAAGCCAGACTGATGGAGACCGAGAAGGAACTCCGATCAGGGCGACGGAGGCGAAGCTCCCCTATCCGTGACTGA
- a CDS encoding uncharacterized protein (TransMembrane:3 (o32-54i166-186o241-263i)~BUSCO:EOG092D3QR7) — translation MPPGRALAQRDQDRGSDDNSRQDAERQPENVFLFWPNIIGYIRVILAISSLYYMPLHPRTCSLLYAISCLLDALDGYAARVFNQGTQFGAVLDMVTDRCTTSCLLVFLATAIPRWAIVFQGLIALDFASHYVHMYASLVIGGAGSSHKNIDESQGWLMKVYYSNKIVLFSLCALNELFFIACYLLSFSSPVIPLYLNADIDGHGPLHPEVEVDTSLLAKMFPDPFSSAALELARANKIDKYWPNIIVIGCFPFMALKQVINVIQLVQASQRLARVDVQRRQGIKQG, via the exons ATGCCTCCGGGGAGAGCGCTGGCGCAGCGAGACCAGGATCGCGGCTCAGACGACAACTCCCGTCAAGATGCCGAAAGACAACCAGAGAATGTCTTCTTGTTCTGGCCCAACATTATCG GATACATCCGAGTAATCTTGGCCATTTCCTCTCTATACTACATGCCTCTCCATCCACGCACctgctctcttctctacGCCATATCATGCCTTCTCGATGCCCTCGACGGATATGCTGCTCGTGTCTTTAATCAGGGGACACAATTCGGCGCAGTCTTGGACATGGTCACCGACCGCTGCACCACCTCGTGTCTGCTGGTCTTCTTGGCGACGGCTATCCCTCGCTGGGCTATTGTGTTCCAGGGCCTGATTGCATTGGACTTTGCAAGCCATTATGTGCACATGTACGCATCTTTGGTTATTGGCGGTGCTGGCTCAAGCCACAAGAACATTGATGAGAGCCAGGGCTGGCTGATGAAAGTGTATTACTCTAACAAG ATTGTGCTGTTTTCCCTTTGTGCGCTGAATgaactcttcttcatcgcttgCTACCTCCTATCTTTCTCGTCTCCCGTCATTCCTCTATATCTAAACGCAGATATCGATGGACACGGCCCCTTGCACCCAGAAGTTGAGGTCGACACTTCGCTCTTAGCAAAGATGTTTCCTGACCCGTTCAGCTCTGCGGCACTTGAGCTGGCACGCGCCAACAAAATTGACAAATACTGGCCAAATATCATAGTGATTGGATGCTTCCCCTTCATGGCGCTTAAGCAGGTGATTAATGTTATTCAGCTGGTTCAAGCTAGCCAGCGATTGGCGAGGGTAGATGTGCAGCGAAGACAAGGCATAAAGCAAGGATGA
- the CYP6 gene encoding Peptidyl-prolyl cis-trans isomerase cyp6 → MSVLLETTVGDIVIDLLVDHSPKLCENFLKLCKVKYYNFSPIHSVQKNFSFQTGDPLGPLAKQSDGGCSIWGRLSGDPSKRTFTAPFHPKLKHLERGTVSMATVPLASDPDTRVAASQFIITLGEETDFLDSKAAIFGKVVEGFDALEKINEAMVDDKGYPFVDIRIKHTVILDDPYPDPPGLREPSSSPPPSDEQLRTVRIADEQELHENDDVDEEELEKRRREREARAQALTLELMGDLPFAEVKPPENVLFVCKLNPVTQDEDLELIFGRFGKILSCEVIRDQKTGDSLQYAFIEYEDKASCEAAYSKMQDVLIDDRRIHVDFSQSVSKLSDVWRQDTNSKRRARARGGWGGVQELEKRRQYREEDERSSGKDYNMVYSKEEMKGRHDQRPKPRRDDDKQDRQDRQDRQDRQDRGGHDRYDRRNDDRPRQRDNGYQSRNRSRSPRRGNRDGDRDRQFKPRDGYRHDRRDRDRGDRGDRDRDRGDRGDRDRDRDYRRRDR, encoded by the exons ATGTCGGTTTTGCTGGAGACCACCGTTGGGGACATTGTCATTGATCTGCTGGTCGACCATTCGCCAAAGCTGTGCGAAAA CTTCCTCAAGCTCTGCAAGGTCAAATACTACAACTTCTCTCCCATCCACTCCGTCCAAAAGAACTTCTCCTTCCAGACCGGCGATCCTCTCGGCCCTCTCGCCAAGCAATCAGATGGCGGCTGCTCAATATGGGGCCGCTTGTCGGGCGATCCGTCAAAGCGCACCTTCACAGCTCCGTTTCACCCCAAGCTGAAGCATCTCGAGCGAGGCACCGTCAGCATGGCAACAGTGCCGTTGGCTTCAGACCCGGACACGCGAGTGGCGGCGTCGCAGTTTATCATCACCCTGGGCGAAGAGACAGATTTCCTCGATAGCAAGGCTGCTATTTTTGGCAAGGTTGTAGAGGGGTTTGATGCACTGGAAAAGATCAACGAGGCCATGGTGGACGATAAGGGATACCCATTTGTCGATATTCGGATTAAACACACCGTCATCTTGGATGACCCCTATCCCGACCCGCCAGGCCTTCGAGAGCCCAGCTCGAGCCCTCCACCGTCCGATGAGCAGCTGAGGACGGTCCGAATCGCCGATGAACAAGAACTACACGAGAACGACGACGTagatgaggaagagctggagaaaagaaggcgagaaagagaggctAGAGCACAGGCCTTGACACTTGAGCTTATGGGCGATCTTCCCTTTGCCGAGGTCAAGCCGCCGGAAAATGTCTTATTCGTCTGCAAATTGAATCCCGTCACACAGGATGAAGATCTGGAACTCATTTTTGGTCGATTCGGAAAGATTCTGAGCTGCGAGGTAATTCGGGATCAAAAGACGGGCGACAGCTTACAGTACGCGTTCATCGAATACGAAGACAAGGCGTCATGCGAAGCGGCATATTCAAAGATGCAAGACGTCCTCATTGATGACCGACGAATCCATGTCGACTTTTCACAGAGTGTTAGCAAGCTTAGCGATGTATGGAGACAAGACACCAACAGTAAACGCAGAGCAAGGGCTCGAGGCGGCTGGGGTGGAGTGCAAGAGCTCGAAAAGCGGCGGCAATATcgtgaagaggatgaaaggAGCTCTGGGAAGGACTATAACATGGTGTATAGTAAGGAGGAGATGAAAGGACGGCATGATCAGAGGCCTAAGCCTCGAAGAGACGATGACAAGCAGGACAGGCAGGACAGGCAGGACAGGCAGGACAGGCAGGACAGAGGAGGCCATGACAGGTATGATCGAAGAAATGACGACAGGCCCCGGCAACGAGACAATGGATATCAATCTCGGAATAGGAGCAGGAGCCCTCGTCGAGGAAACAGAGACGGTGATCGTGATAGACAGTTTAAGCCAAGGGACGGGTATCGACACGACAGGcgagacagagacagagggGACAGAGGGGACAGggacagagacagagggGACAGAGGGGACAgggacagagacagagactACAGGCGCAGAGACAGGTAA
- a CDS encoding uncharacterized protein (EggNog:ENOG41): MEASSQSQVDRFCYQYLQLEQTLTYPEPQHLRRSDVQNAIYDRLFADDALAAGPPPLRYQVKVLKELVSRIEASIEDWDEHGVSDGLMSSLSVLLSTPSPDEADAVQQKCHVVYHLASLPDHEAHITLFENRSLISAAGTTGLRTWEAALHLGQLLCQDPSIVSGKRILELGTGTGYLSILCAKYLKSTHIIASDGSDDVINNLPENFFLNQLEGSSAITPMDLKWGYALVGTEEERWNGGRPLDVVLGADITYDSSIIPDLVQTLLELFELYPHVEVIIAATQRNLQTFHVFLEKCEEEKLKVEDVSFEIPSRDQQEGPFYNDQVAIRICKVFKL; encoded by the exons ATGGAGGCTTCATCGCAAAGTCAAGTCGATCGCTTCTGCTATCAATATCTCCAGCTTGAGCAGACCTTGACGTATCCCGAACCTCAGCACCTCAGACGCTCCGACGTTCAAAATGCCATCTATGACAGACTCTTTGCTGATGAcgctcttgctgctggtcCTCCGCCACTCAGATACCAGGTGAAAGTGCTCAAAGAGCTTGTCTCTCGCATCGAGGCAAGCATAGAAGACTGGGATGAGCAT GGAGTCTCCGATGGTCTCATGTCATCCCTCTCTGTGTTACTATCCACACCATCCCCGGATGAGGCCGATGCCGTGCAGCAAAAGTGTCATGTCGTCTACCATCTCGCATCCTTGCCGGATCACGAGGCTCACATCACCTTATTTGAGAATCGTTCTCTCATCTCCGCTGCCGGGACTACTGGACTAAGAACTTGGGAAGCGGCGCTTCATCTGGGACAGCTCCTTTGTCAGGACCCCAGCATTGTTTCCGGGAAACGAATCTTAGAACTTGGGACGGGTACTGGATATCTTTCCATCCTATGCGCAAAGTACTTGAAGTCCACACATATCATAGCATCAGATGGGTCTGACGATGTCATCAACAACCTCCCCGAAAACTTCTTTCTGAATCAACTTGAAGGCTCAAGTGCCATAACGCCAATGGATCTCAAGTGGGGGTATGCACTCGTGGGAACCGAAGAAGAGCGGTGGAACGGCGGCCGTCCCTTGGATGTTGTCCTCGGAGCTGACATTACGTACGACTCGAGCATCATCCCCGACCTTGTCCAGACGCTGTTGGAGCTATTTGAACTGTATCCTCATGTTGAGGTCATTATTGCAGCGACTCAGCGAAACCTGCAGACGTTCCACGTCTTTTTAGAAAAGTgtgaggaagagaagctaaAGGTGGAAGATGTCTCATTCGAGATACCGTCGCGTGACCAACAGGAAGGCCCATTCTATAATGACCAGGTTGCTATTAGAATTTGCAAAGTGTTTAAGCTCTGA